Within Conexibacter woesei DSM 14684, the genomic segment CAGCGGCGCGCCCAGCAGCTCGGCGTCGGCGAACTTCTCGCCGGGGCCGGCGTCGCGATCGTCGTAGAGCACGTCGAGCCCGGTCGCCTTCAGCTCCTCGTACAGCCTGTCGGCGAACGCGCGCTCCTCCGACTCGCCTCTGGAGATCACGACCAGCTCGGCGTCGAACGGCGCGAGCGCGCGCGGCCAGGCGATGCCGGCGTCGTCGGCGTACTGCTCGACCGCCGCGGCGACGATGCGCGCGGGACCGATCCCGTAGCAGCCCATCGTGACGAGCTGCTGCGCGCCGCTCTCGTCGAGGAACGATGCCCCCAGCGCGGACGAGTATCTCGTCCCGAGCTTGAAGATGTTGCCGACCTCGATCGCCTTCTCGATCCGGATCGGGTGGCCGCCGACGGTGTCGCCCGGCTCCACCGCGCGGACGTCGGCACGTTCGAACGGGAAGTCGCGCCCCGGCTCGACGCCCCTCAGGTGGTGGTCGGCGCGGTTTGCGCCGGTCACGTAGCCGCCGTCGCCGACGGCGTCGTCGAGCACGATCGGCGCGTTCGCGCCGACCGGGCCGATGAAGCCGGCGGGACCGATCTTGCGCGCGAACTCGTCTGCGGTCGCCGGCCGCACCTGCGTGCCGAGCGCGTTGCGCAGCTTGACCTCGTTGACGCGGTGGTCGCCGCGCACGAGCACGAGCACGAGCCCTCGGCCCTCCGCGATCACCGGATAGGCCTTCAGCACCGCCCCGGGCGCGACGCCGAGCCGGCGCGCGACGTCGTCGACCGTCGTCAGGCCCGGCGTGTGAACCTCCTCGGGCTGCGACAGCGGCGCCGGCAGCTCGGCCGGCTGCGGGTCGGCGCTGGCAACCTCGAGGTTCGCGGCGTAGCCGGGCGCGAGCGCGACCTCGTCCTCGCCGGCGGCGCACGGCGCCATGTACTCGTGCGCAGCCGTCCCGCCCATCATGCCGACGTCCGACTCGACGCGGTACCACTCCAGCCCGGTCCGCTCGAAGATGCGGTCGTACGCGACGATGTGCTTCGCGTAGCTCTCCTCCAGGCCCGCCTCGTCGCGGTCGAACGAGTATGAGTCCTTCATGCGGAACTCGCGCGTGCGCAGCACCCCGGCGCGCGGGCGCGGCTCGTCGCGCTCCTTGACCTGGATCTGGTAGAGGATCTGCGGCAGGTCGCGATAGGAGCGGACGACCTGCGCGACGTGCGTCGTGACGATCTCCTCGTGCGTCATCGCCAGCACCATCTCGGTGCCCTTGCGGTCCTCGAGCTTGAAGATCTCGTCGATCTCGATGCGCCCGGTGCGACGCCACGGCTCGGCCGGGTTCAGCAGCGGCATCAGCATCTCCTGGCCGCCGATCGCGTCCATCTCCTCGCGGATGATCTGCTCGACGCGGCGGTGGACCCGCCAGCCCGCCGGCAGGTACGTCCACAGGCCGGCGCCGAGCTGACGGATCAGCCCCGCGCGGACCATCAGCTGGTGCGAGATCGCCTCGGCGTCGGCCGGGGCCTGCTTCTCGGTCGGGAGGAGGTAGGAGCTGAGACGGGTCATGGGCGCGGAAGCCTACCTGCCGGCGACCCCGCGCCCGTGCCCCACGGCCTTCCTAGCGGAAGTAGCGCTTGTACTTCTGCAGTGCTCTGTACGCCGGTCGCGGCGCACCGGCCGCGTCGAGCACACCCGAGTCCCAGCGGTTGGTCGTCGACGCAGCGAACCAGTGATAGAGGTAGACGCGGTCTATCTTGGCGCGGTAGCGGCCCGCCTGCTTGAAGACCGCGTCGATCGCACGCGCCTGCCGCGCGAGATCGGGACGGAACGTCTGCCGCGCGTTCTGCGGCTGGAAGCGGAAGAGGCCGCCGGTCTCGGTCAGCCAGATCTTGCCGGGCACGAGCCGCGCGAGCTTGCGAACGCTGCTGTTGGCGTCCTTCACGAAGCGGTTCGTGTCGGTGTAGTTGTGCATCCCCCAGAGGCGCGGGGTCGGGACGCGGCGGCGTCTGAACTCGGCCAGCAGGCTTCTCGTGTACGGGACCATGTTCGGCAGGTCCTGGATGTCGGCGCCGAGGACGGTGCAGCCGCGGCAGTTCTTGCGCACGACGTCGTAGTAGGTGACGACGGCGTCCGGTCTGTAGACCGTCGGCTGCGTGAGGCTGTTGACCTCGTTCCACGGCTGGATGATCCGCACGTACGGGTAGCGCTTGCGGAACGCCTTGAACGCCTTGCCGTAGCGGGCGGAGCTGACCGGTCTGCAGCCGCGCTTGCCGTTGAGGTTCGGGCATGCCATCCCCGAAGGCGGGTTGAACGCGACGACGATCTCCTGGCCGGCGCGCCGCGCGGCGCGCATCCACGCGTCGACGTCGGCGCGCTGGTCGCGGTGCAGGACCGAGTCGTAGGGCGTGATCAGTCGCGTGCGCTTGGAGCCGAGCGCCTGCAGGTGCTCGTTCTCGAACAGCGCCGGGTTCTGGTCGCCGACGCCGACCACGAAGGCGCTGCTCGACGCCGGGGCGAGCAGCGCGACGGCGAGGAGCACGCCTGCCAGAGCGGCAGGCAGCGTACGACGAGGCTTCACGTCAGTGGGTCCTTTCGGGGGAAGGAGCCTCCGCGCCGCTGGTCGTCGGCGGGGAGCCGGGGGATCGTTGGACTGTAGCGGGGAGATCCGCTGTCTTCGGGGATTAACCCGCGTGCGGGCCCGACGTTGCGCTGGCCTCGCGCAAGAGCGCCGCGACGCCATCGGGATCGTCGCTCATCGGCAGGTGCCCGCAGCGGTCGAGCGCCACGTGGCGAGCGTGCGGCAGCGCCTGCCTGGCGCGTCTGGACTGCGTCGCGTAGACCAGCAGGCGGTCGCGCGTGCCCCAGCCGACGGTGACGGGGACGCCGTCGAGCGCGGCGCCGTTCGTGAACCGGTACTTGCGCAGCTGCGCCAGCGTCCCGCTCCAGCCGGGCGCGGCGGCGAGCTGCGCGATGTCCTGGCGCGCGGCCTCGGCGTCGACAGCCGCCGGGCGGCCGAACATGTGGCTCAGCATCAACGTGCGCCCCGCGGCCGAGCCGACGCCGCGCTTCAGCACACCGCCCGCGCGCGCGGAGAGGAAGTGCGTCTGCTTCAGCACCACCTGGCCGTAGGCGTTCTCCAGCGGGCTCCAGAAGCCGATCGGCGACAGCGCGGTCGCGCTGGCGACGCTGCCGCGCCGCGCCAGCTCCAGCGCGATCCCGCCGCCCATCGAGTTGCCGGCGACGTGCGGCCGGTCGAGCCCCGCGTCGGCGAAGAACCGCTCGACGGCGTCGACGTAGGCGTCGATCGAGGGCGTCGTCTCCGCTGGCAGCGGAGACGACTCGCCGAAGCCCGGCAGGTCGATCGCGATCGTCTCGCGGTCGGCCGCGAGCTGCTGCACGACGGGGTCCCACGCCCCTCGGCGAGCGCCGATGCCGTGGATCAGGACGAGCGGCGGACCAGCGCCGCGACGGTCGTGGACGAGCATGCGCGCGAGGCTACCCGACCGCACCCGCTCCGCGCGCGGGTTCTGGCTGGCCGGCCAGCCGGACGGCTATGACCGCGTGAAGCGGCGGCCGGCCGTCGGTGACGCGGCCTCGTCCAACCGCGCCTTCGCGGCGACGACGTCGAGCAGTCTGCCCGACATCTCGTCCAGCTCGTTGGAGTCGACCGCGTCGGCGGCGGCCTTCTCCAGCGCGGCGAGCCGCTCCGGGGTCATCTCGCCCGCGTTCTCGTCCTCGATCGCCTGCAGCCACGCCGCGCCCTCGGCCGCTTCGCGGTCGTCGACGTCGATCTGCTTGCCGCCCGAGACGTAGTTGTCGATCTCGGCGAAGAGCGTGTCGACCAGCTGCTCCTGCGGGACCTTGCGCAGCGCTCTGCCGCGGCTGAAGATCAGGCCCTCGTTCTTGGCGCCGGTGATGCCGAAGTCGGCGTGCGACGCCTCGCCGATGCCGTTGACCGCGCAGCCGAGCACGGCGACCTCGATCGGGTCCTCGTAGGACTCCAGCCGCTTCTCGATGTCCGCGACGACGGTGTCCATGTCGAACTGGAGGCGGCCGCAGGTCGGACAGGCGATCAGGACCGGGCCGCGCTCGCGCAGCTGGAGCGCCTTGAGGATCTCCCAGGCGACCTTGACCTCTTCCTCCGCGTGGAACGTGGACAAAGAGATGCGGATCGTGTCGCCGATGTCGTCGGCGAGCAGCGTGCCGAGCCCGACGGAGGACTTCAGCGAGCCCGACCACTTCGTGCCCGCCTCGGTGATGCCGAGATGGAGCGGGTACGGGATCCGCTCTGACAGCAGGCGGTTCGACGCGATCGTGTTCGGCACGTTCGTCGACTTGATCGAGACCTTGAACTGGTCGAACTTCAGCGACTCCATCAGCTCGACGAACTCAACCGCCGCGGTCACCAGCGCCTCGACGGAGTTCTCGCGCTCGAGCGCGTGCAAGTGTCTCGGCAGCGAGCCGGAGTTGACGCCGATGCGGATCGGGACGCCGGCCGCTCTCGCCTTCTCGGCGACGAGCGCGACCTTGTCCGGCCCGCCGATGTTGCCCGGGTTCAGCCGGATGCAGTGCGCGCCGGCGTCGATCGCCTTCAGCGCGAGCGTGTAGTTGAAGTGGATGTCCGCGATGATCGGGATCGGGGACTCTCTGACGATCGTCTTCAGCGCCTCGACGTCGTCGTCGCGCGGGACCGCGCAGCGGACGATGTCGGCGCCGGCTTCGGCGACACGGTGGATCTGGGCCATCGTCGCGGCCAGATCGGCGGTCTCGGTCTTCGTCATCGTCTGCACCGCGACGGGCGCGCCGCCGCCGATCGGCACCCCGCCGACGTGGATCTGCCGCTTCGAAGCCATGGCCTGGAGTGTAGAGAGGCCCGCGCTACGCCACCCGTCACTCATCGCGACGGCGATGTTTGGACATCGGGAGGGAGATGGAAACGCGCGCGTATTCGAGACTGCCGCCCGAGGTACGTCAGCGACTACGACAAGGAGCGGCATGGGCAGACTGGGATCTACCAGGATCTTGGCGATCATCGTGGCGGCGATCGTGGCGGCGCTCGCGATCACGGGATGCGGCAGCAGCAGCGACGAGTCGAGCGCCGACACGGGCACGTCGGCGAGCAGCAGCGCGCCGGGCGTCGACGGCGACACGATCAGAGTGGGCGTGCTCCACTCGCTGTCGGGCACGATGGCGATCAGCGAGGTGTCCGTGAAGGACGCGGAGCTGCTTGCGATCGAGGAGATCAACGCCGCCGGCGGCGTGATGGGCAAGAGAGTCGTGCCGGTGATCGAGGACGGCGCGTCCGACTGGCCGACGTTCGCGGAGAAGGCGCAGAAGCTGATCTCCGAGGACAGAGTCGCCGCCACCTTCGGCGGCTGGACCTCGGCGAGCCGCAAGGCGATGCTGCCGGTCTTCGAGCGCAACAGAGCGCTGCTCTACTACCCCGTCCAGTACGAGGGCCTGGAGCAGTCGCCGTACATCTTCTACTCGGGCGCGACGACCAACCAGCAGATCATCCCGGGCCTCGAGTACCTCAAGGAGCAGGGCGCGAGATCGCTCTTCCTCGTCGGTTCCGACTACGTCTTCCCGCGCACCGCCAACAAGGAGATCAAGGCCTGGGCTGAGGCCAACGACGTCGAGATCCTCGGCGAGGAGTACACGCCGCTCGGCCACACCGAGTACGGCACGCTGATCACCAAGCTGCAGGAGGCGAGACCGGACGCCGTCTTCAACACGCTCAACGGCGACTCCAACGTCGCCTTCTTCAAGCAGCTCAAGGGCGCCGGCGTGAGCGCCAGAGAGATGCCCGTGATGTCGGTCTCGGTCGCCGAGGAGGAGGTCCGCGGGATCGGGCCGGAGAACGTCGCCGGCCACCCGGTCGCGTGGAACTACTACCAGACGACCGACACACCGGCGAACAGAAGATTCGTCAAGGCGTACAGAGCGAAGTACGGCGCCGACCGCGTCACCGCAGACCCGATCGAGGCCGGCTACGTGCAGGTGTATCTGTGGGCGAGAGCGGTCGAGGCAGCGAGATCGACCGACCCAGAGGCCGTCAAAGAAGCGTCGAAGGGCCTCACGTTCGACGCGCCCGAGGGCAGAGTCACCGTCCACGACTCCAACCAGCACATCTACAAGACCGCCCGCATCGGCATCGTCGAGCCGGACGGCCAGATCAGAGAGGTGTGGGACTCCGGCAGACCGGTGGAGCCGGACCCCTACCTCAGAGGCTACGACTGGGCCGAGGGCCTCTAGGAAGGTCTGGGACTCGCCGTGGACGTGTTCCTCTCACAGCTCTTCATCGGGCTGAGCGTGGCGTCGGTGCTGCTGCTGGTGGCGCTGGGGCTGACGTTCACGTTCGGCCAGATGAACGTCATCAACATGGCCCACGGCGAGTTCGTGATGGCCGGCGCGTACACCGCGTACGTGCTGCAGACGTCGGTCTTCACGGGCGCGGTGACGCTGGCCTTCGGGCTGGCGTTGCCGCTCGCGTTCCTCGTCGGCGGTGTGCTCGGGCTGATCCTCGAGTTCACGCTGATCAGACGGCTGCACGGGCGGCCGCTCGACACGCTGCTCGTCACCTGGGGCGTCTCGCTGATGCTCCAGCAGCTGGCGCGCGACATCTTCGGCGCGCCCAACGTGCAGGTGAAGGCGCCCTCCTTCCTGGAGGGCGGCGTCACCGTCGCGGGCGTCTCGATGCCGTACACGCGGCTCTTCATCATCGGCCTCGTGCTGGTCGCGCTCGTCGCGATCTGGTTCTACCTGTCGAAGCTGCCGGCAGGCCGACGGATGCGAGCGGTCGTGCAGAACCGCGACCTCGCGTCGGCGTCCGGCGTGCGCACACCGCGCGTCGACCGCCTCACGTTCTTCATCGGCTCCGGCCTCGCGGGCGTCGCGGGCGTCGCCGTGACGCTGCTCGGATCGATCGGCCCGACGCTCGGCACGAGCTACATCATCGACGCGTTCCTCGTCGTGATCGTCGGCGGCCTCGGCCAGCTGCGCGGCGCGATCGCCGCCGCTGTCGCGCTCGGGGTCGCGAACGCCTATCTGGAGTACTGGACCGACGCGTCGCTGGCGAAGGCCGCCGTCTTCGCGCTGATCGTCGTCTTCCTCCAGTTCCGCCCGCAGGGGCTCGTCGTGACGCGGCGCCGGGGGCTGGCATGAGCGCCTGGGCTGCGCGGATCTTCCCGCCCGGCACGCAGCGCGCCGGCTTCCTGATCCGCTTCACGCTCGCGGCCGCGGCGCTGCTGCTGGTCGCGCCCGCGCTGCTGTCGGACTTCCGCCTGTCGCTGCTGGCGAAGTACCTCTGCTTCGCGATCATCGCCGTCGGGATCGGGCTCGCCTGGGGCCAGGGCGGGATGCTCGTGCTCGGCCAGGGGCTGTTCTTCGGCCTCGGCGGCTACGCGATGGGGATGCACATGAAGCTCGCGGAGGCCGGCCCCGGTCAGCTGCCGGACTTCATGACCTGGAGCGGCGTGACGGAGCTGCCGTGGCTGTGGGAGCCGTTCCGCAGCTCGTGGGTCGCGATCGCGGCCTGCGTGCTGGTGCCGATGGCGGTCGCGGCGCTGCTCGGCACGCTGATCTTCCGCCAGCGGGTCCGCGGCGCCTACTTCGCGATCCTCTCGCAGGCGATGGCGGCCGCGTTCGTGATCGTGCTCGTCGGCCAGCAGGGCACGACCGGCGGCACCAACGGCCTGACGAACTTCACGAGATTCTTCGGCCTCGACCTGACGAACCCGGCCGACAAGCGGACGCTCTACCTGCTCGTGGCCGTCGTCTTCCTCGTCGTCTTCGTGCTCGCGCGCCAGGTCTCGCGCAGCCGCTACGGCAAGGTGCTGGTGGCGGTGCGCGACGCGGAGGACCGCGTCCGCTTCCTCGGCTACGACCCCACGCGCGTGAAGGTGATCGCCTACGTCGCGGCGGCCGGCATGGCCGGACTCGCGGGCGCGCTGTTCGTGCCGGTCGTCGGGATCATGTCCCCCGCCCTGCTCGGGATCGTCCCGTCGATCGAGATGGTGATCTGGGTCGCGCTCGGCGGGCGCACGGTGCTCGCGTGGGCCGCGGCTGGCGCGATCCTCGTCAGCTGGGCGAGAACGGACCTGTCGGAGCGCTTTCCGTCCGGCTGGCTCTACCTCCAGGGCGCGCTCTTCATCGTCGTGATCGCGTTCGCCCCGAAGGGCCTGGCAGGCGTCTCGGAGGCGCTGCAGGAGCGGGCGCGAAGACTGCGGTCGCGACGGGCGCCGCAGCCCGTCGCCGAGAGAGAGCTGGAGGTCGTGCGATGAGCGACATGCTGCTGGAGGTCCGCGGGCTGAAGGTCGTCTTCGACGGCTTCCACGCGATCGACGGGCTCGACCTGACCGTCGAACGCGACGAGATCCGCTTCCTGATCGGTCCCAACGGCGCCGGCAAGACGACGCTGGTCGACGCGATCACGGGGCTCGTGAAGCCCGCGGCCGGCTCGATCCGCTTCGAGGGCGCCGAGCTGGTGCGGCGGCGCGAGCACCAGATCGTGCGCCGCGGTGTCGGCCGCACGTTCCAGACGCCGACCGTCTTCGAGCAGCTGACGGTGCTCGACAACGTCGACGTCGCGGCGAGCTTCCGGATGCGCTTCGGCTCGCTCCTGCGCCAGCGGCGCGGGACCTCGCCGGGCGTGCTCGACGCGCTCCGCGCAGTCGGCCTCGACGAGCTGGCGGACGCGAACGCCGGCGTGCTGTCGCACGGTCAGCGGCAGTGGCTGGAGGTCGCGATGGTGCTCGTGCAGGGGCCGCGGCTGCTGCTGCTCGACGAGCCGGTCGCCGGCATGACCGGCGACGAGCGCACGCGCACCGGCGAGCTGATCGAGCGGATCGCCGCCGAGGGCACGACGGTGCTCGTGATCGAGCACGACATGGACTTCGTCCGCCGCTTCGCGACGCGCGTGACGGTGATGCACGAGGGACGGATCCTGACCGAGGGGACGGTGGGCGAGGTGCAGCAGGACGAGACGGTGCGCGAGGTCTACCTCGGACGCCCGCGCGACGCGCGCGGCGCGGGCGCGGAGGCGGTCGCATGAGCGCGCCGGCGATCGCTCCCGCCACGGTCGTGGACGGCGCCGTGCGCGACGACGACCTGCTGCGGATCGAGGCGGTCGACGGCGGCCACGGCTCGACCGCGGTCCTGTTCGGCGTCTCGCTCGGCGTGCCGCGCAACGGGCTCTGCTGCCTGATGGGCCGCAACGGCGTCGGCAAGTCGACGCTGATGTCGACGATCGTCGGGCTGCTGCGCGCCCGCCGCGGGCGGATCGTGCTCGACGGCGAGGACGTCACGAAGCTGAAGCCGTACGAGCGCGCGCGGGCGGGGATCGCGTTCGTGCCGCAGGGCCGCGACTGCTTCCCGCAGCTGACGGTGATGGAGAACCTGCGCGTCGTACAGGAGGCGCGGCGCGACCTCGACCGCGGCGCGATCGATGAGGCGCTCGACCTCTTCCCGCGGCTTCGCGGGCTGCTCGACCGCCCGGCCGGCTTCCTCTCCGGCGGGCAGATGCAGCAGCTCGCGATCGCCCGCGCGCTCGTGACGCGGCCGAAGCTGCTGCTGCTGGACGAGCCCACAGAGGGGATCCAGCCGTCGATCATCCTGGAGATCGAGGACGCGATCGCCCAGCTCAAGCGCAGCGCCGGGCTGTCGATCCTGCTGGTCGAGCAGTACGTCGACTTCGCGCTGCGGCTGGCGGAGCGCTACGCGGTGATGGACGCCGGCCGCGTGATCGACGCGGGCGAGACGGCGGCGCTGGAGGACGGCCACGTGCGCCGGCTGCTCGCCGTATGAAGCTGCCTCCGTCCGACGTCGAGAAGCTGCTGCTGTCGGTCGCCGGGATGGTCGCGCGCGATCGTCGTGCTCGCGGCGTCCGGCTCAACCACCCGGAGGCGGTCGCCTTGCTGGCGACGTGGGTGATCGAGCGCGCCCGCGACGGCGACGCGACCGTCGAGCAGCTGATGGCCGACGGCCGCCACGTGCTCGCGCCCGAGGAGCTGATGGACGGCGTCGCCGAGCTGCTCGACGAGGTCCAGGTCGAGGCGACGTTCCCCGACGGCCGCAAGCTCGTGACGCTCCATCAGCCGGTCGCGTCCACCGCCACGTCCGGCTCGCTCCCGCCGGGGGCCGTCGTCGTCGGCTCCGAGCCGGTCCCGCTCGCGCCCGGCCGCGAGCGCCGCACGCTCGACGTCATCAACGACGGCGACCGCCCGGTCCAGGTCGGCTCGCACTTCCACTTCGCCGACGCGAACGGGGCGCTGCGCTTCGACCGCGACGCCGCGCGCGGCTTCCGCCTCGACGTGCCGGCCGGCACGTCGGTCCGCTTCGAGCCAGGGCTCGCGTGCACGGTCACGCTCGTCGCACTCGCGGGCGCGCGCCACGTGGCCGGGCTCCAGCTGCGCGAGGTGGCGTCGTGACGAGCGTCGAGCGCGAGCGCTACGCGCAGCTCTACGGCCCGACCGTCGGCGACCGCGTCCGGCTCGCCGACACCGACCTCTGGGTCACACCCGAGGAGGACTTCTGCCGCGGCGGCGACGAGGCCGTCTTCGGCGGCGGCAAGACGATCCGCGAGTCGATGGCGCAGGGCTCCACGACGTGCGCCGACGGCGCCCCGGACCTCGTCATCACGAACGTGCTCGTGCTCGACCACTGGGGCGTCGTGAAGGCCGACGTCGGGATCCGCGACGGGCGGATCTCCGCACTCGGGAAGGCCGGCAACCCGGACGTGATGGACGGCGTCCACCCCGCGCTGCGGATCGGCCCGTCGACCGACGTGATCGCGGGCGAGGGTCGGATCCTCACCGCCGGCGGCGTCGACTGCCACGTCCACTTCATCACCCCGTCGATCGTGACCGAGGCGGTCGCCGCCGGGATCACGACGCTGATCGGCGGCGGCACCGGCCCGACCGAGGGCACCCGCGCGACGACGTGCACCCCGAGCGCCGACGCGCTCGCGCTGATGCACCGCGCGCTCGACGAGCTGCCCGTCAACGTGCTGCTGCTCGGCAAGGGCAACACGGTCAGCGCCGCGGGTCTGGAGGAGCAGGTGCTCGGCGGCGCGGGCGGGATGAAGCTGCACGAGGACTGGGGCTCGACGCCGGCCGCGATCGACGCCTGCCTGACGGCGGCCGAGCGCTGGGGGATCCAGGTCGCGATCCACACCGACACGCTCAACGAGGCCGGCTTCCTCGAGTCGACGGTCGCGGCGATCGGCGGCCGCACGATCCACACGTTCCACACCGAGGGTGCAGGCGGCGGCCACGCGCCCGACATCATCGCGATCGCCGCGCATCCGAACGTCCTGCCGTCCTCGACCAACCCGACGCGCCCGCACACGGTCAACACGGTCGCCGAGCACCAGGACATGCTGATCGTCTGCCACCACCTCAACCCGCGCGTGCCGGAGGATCTCGCGTTCGCGGAGTCGCGCATCCGCGCCACGACGATCGCCGCGGAGGACCTGCTGCACGACCTCGGCGCGATCTCGATCATCGGCTCCGACGCGCAGGCGATGGGCCGCGTCGGCGAGACGATCGTGCGGACGTGGCAGACCGCGCACGTCGGCAAGGCGCGCTGGGGCGTCCTGGCCGGCGACGGCGGCGCCTTGGGAGCCGACAACGCCCGCGCGCGCCGCTACGTAGCGAAGTACACGATCTGCCCCGCGGTCGCGCACGGGATCGATCACGAGGTCGGCTCCGTCGAGCCCGGCAAGCTGGCCGACCTCGTGCTGTGGGACCCAGCGTTCTTCGCGATCCGGCCGCGGCTGGTGATCAAGGGCGGCGCGGTCGCGTGGGCGCCGATCGGCGATGCGAACGCGTCGATCCCGACGCCGCAGCCGATCCTGTCGCGGCCGATGTTCGGCGCCTCCCCCAGCGCCGCTGGGAGCCGATCGCTCTCCTTCGTCGCGCCGGCTGCGATGGAGGACGGACTGGCAGAGCGCCTCGGCCTGCGTCGCCGCCTCGTCGCGGTGACCGACACGCGCGGGCTGTCGAAGGCCGACATGCCGGGCAACGACGCCCTGCCCACGATCGAGGTGGACTCCGAGACGTTCGTCGTGACGGTCGACGGTGCGGCGGTCGAACAGGCCCCGGCGGGGCTGTTGCCGCTCGCCCAGCGCTACGCGATGTTCTGATGTCGACTTCGGTCCTGTCCCTCCTGCTCGCCGACAGCCGCACCCCGTTGGGTGGCTACGCCCACTCCGGCGGGCTCGAAGCCGCCGTGGAGTCCGGCCTCGGCGCGGGCGACGTCCAAGCCTTCGCCGCCGCCCGCCTCGCCACCGTCGCCCGGGTCGACGCCGCGTTCGCGGCCGCCGCATGCGACGTGCGTCAATCTGCACCCCCTGTAGGGGTGCAAACTGCCCCACCTCCCGTCACCGCGCTGCTGACGCTCGACGACGAGCTGGCCGCGCGGACCGCGTCGGCGCCGCTGCGGGCGGCGGCGCGGCAGCTCGGGCGGGCGCTGCTGCGAGTCGGGCAGCGGCTGCGGCCCGACGACCCGACCCTCTCGGCCTACCTGCGGGAGAGCGGCTGGACGCCGCGGCCCGTCGCGTTCGGCGTGCTCGCCGGTGCCACCGGCCTGGCACCCGTCGAGGCCGCCCGGCTCGTCCTCTACGAGGACGTCGCCGGCGTCGCCGCGGCGGCGGTGAAGCTGCTGCCGCTCGACGCCGCCGACGCGACCGCCTGGGTGGCGGAGCTGGCGCCGCGAATCGCGACGCTTGCGGAGAGCGTGGCCGCAGGACGCCCGCCCGCGCACTCCCTCGATGCCAACCGGCTGCCGCCAGCCCCGCCAGCGCCGCACGAGCGGAGCGCACGCGAACCACAGTGGCTCCCCGCCACCTCCACCCCCTTTCTCGATCTCCGCTCACTCGACCACGACCGCTCCGACGGGAGGCTCTTTGTCACCTGACCCCGAAACCACCGCCACGGGCCGCGCGCTGCGGATCGGCATCGGCGGGCCGGTCGGCACCGGCAAGTCGTCGCTGATCGCCGCGCTCTGCCGGCGCCTCGGCACCGAGCTGCGGCTCGGCGTCGTGACGAACGACATCTACACGACCGAGGACGCGATCTTCCTGCGCGGCCAGGGCGTGCTGGCACCCGAGCGGATCGTCGCGGTGCAGACCGGCTGCTGCCCGCACACCGCGATCCGCGACGACGTCTCCGCCAACCTGCAGGCGGTCGAGGACCTCGAACGCGCACACGGCCCGCTCGACGTCGTGCTCGTCGAGTCCGGCGGCGACAACCTCACCGCGTGCTTCAGTCCCGCGCTCGCCGACACGCAGATCTTCGTGCTCGACGTCGCCGGCGGCGACGACGTCCCGCGCAAGGGCGGACCGGGGGTCGCGCGCTCGGACCTGCTCGTCATCAACAAGGTCGATCTCGCCCCGCACGTCGGCGCGTCGGTCGAGACGATGCTGAGGGATTCGGCCGAGCGACGGGACGGCCGCCCGACGGTGGCGGTCAGCCTGCGCGACCCGGCCGGCGTCGCCGAGGTCGCGGCGTGGGCGCTCGACCAGCTCGCGGTGTGGCGGGCCGGAGCGCTCGTGAGCGAGGATCCCGGCCCGCCCGCGCCGCACGGCCCGCACGGTCACACCCACGACCATGCCCACGCCCACTGAAGAGAGCGCCGCACCGCACGCCACCACCCTCGTCCACGCTGAGCGGCATGGCGGACGCACCGTCCTGACGATGCTGCGCGCCGCGGCTCCGTGGGCGCCGCGGCCGCTGCGCGACGCCCCCGGCGGCGCCGCCTGCGTCGCGCTCGTGCAGACCGCCGCGACGCTCCTCGCCGGTGACGACGCGCGGATCGAGCTGGTGCTCGGC encodes:
- a CDS encoding proline--tRNA ligase codes for the protein MTRLSSYLLPTEKQAPADAEAISHQLMVRAGLIRQLGAGLWTYLPAGWRVHRRVEQIIREEMDAIGGQEMLMPLLNPAEPWRRTGRIEIDEIFKLEDRKGTEMVLAMTHEEIVTTHVAQVVRSYRDLPQILYQIQVKERDEPRPRAGVLRTREFRMKDSYSFDRDEAGLEESYAKHIVAYDRIFERTGLEWYRVESDVGMMGGTAAHEYMAPCAAGEDEVALAPGYAANLEVASADPQPAELPAPLSQPEEVHTPGLTTVDDVARRLGVAPGAVLKAYPVIAEGRGLVLVLVRGDHRVNEVKLRNALGTQVRPATADEFARKIGPAGFIGPVGANAPIVLDDAVGDGGYVTGANRADHHLRGVEPGRDFPFERADVRAVEPGDTVGGHPIRIEKAIEVGNIFKLGTRYSSALGASFLDESGAQQLVTMGCYGIGPARIVAAAVEQYADDAGIAWPRALAPFDAELVVISRGESEERAFADRLYEELKATGLDVLYDDRDAGPGEKFADAELLGAPLRVTVGKRTLAAGELEVQLRRGRERRSVPLEGAAEAVHELWRTLP
- a CDS encoding alpha/beta fold hydrolase, encoding MLVHDRRGAGPPLVLIHGIGARRGAWDPVVQQLAADRETIAIDLPGFGESSPLPAETTPSIDAYVDAVERFFADAGLDRPHVAGNSMGGGIALELARRGSVASATALSPIGFWSPLENAYGQVVLKQTHFLSARAGGVLKRGVGSAAGRTLMLSHMFGRPAAVDAEAARQDIAQLAAAPGWSGTLAQLRKYRFTNGAALDGVPVTVGWGTRDRLLVYATQSRRARQALPHARHVALDRCGHLPMSDDPDGVAALLREASATSGPHAG
- the ispG gene encoding flavodoxin-dependent (E)-4-hydroxy-3-methylbut-2-enyl-diphosphate synthase is translated as MASKRQIHVGGVPIGGGAPVAVQTMTKTETADLAATMAQIHRVAEAGADIVRCAVPRDDDVEALKTIVRESPIPIIADIHFNYTLALKAIDAGAHCIRLNPGNIGGPDKVALVAEKARAAGVPIRIGVNSGSLPRHLHALERENSVEALVTAAVEFVELMESLKFDQFKVSIKSTNVPNTIASNRLLSERIPYPLHLGITEAGTKWSGSLKSSVGLGTLLADDIGDTIRISLSTFHAEEEVKVAWEILKALQLRERGPVLIACPTCGRLQFDMDTVVADIEKRLESYEDPIEVAVLGCAVNGIGEASHADFGITGAKNEGLIFSRGRALRKVPQEQLVDTLFAEIDNYVSGGKQIDVDDREAAEGAAWLQAIEDENAGEMTPERLAALEKAAADAVDSNELDEMSGRLLDVVAAKARLDEAASPTAGRRFTRS
- the urtA gene encoding urea ABC transporter substrate-binding protein, with amino-acid sequence MGRLGSTRILAIIVAAIVAALAITGCGSSSDESSADTGTSASSSAPGVDGDTIRVGVLHSLSGTMAISEVSVKDAELLAIEEINAAGGVMGKRVVPVIEDGASDWPTFAEKAQKLISEDRVAATFGGWTSASRKAMLPVFERNRALLYYPVQYEGLEQSPYIFYSGATTNQQIIPGLEYLKEQGARSLFLVGSDYVFPRTANKEIKAWAEANDVEILGEEYTPLGHTEYGTLITKLQEARPDAVFNTLNGDSNVAFFKQLKGAGVSAREMPVMSVSVAEEEVRGIGPENVAGHPVAWNYYQTTDTPANRRFVKAYRAKYGADRVTADPIEAGYVQVYLWARAVEAARSTDPEAVKEASKGLTFDAPEGRVTVHDSNQHIYKTARIGIVEPDGQIREVWDSGRPVEPDPYLRGYDWAEGL
- the urtB gene encoding urea ABC transporter permease subunit UrtB produces the protein MDVFLSQLFIGLSVASVLLLVALGLTFTFGQMNVINMAHGEFVMAGAYTAYVLQTSVFTGAVTLAFGLALPLAFLVGGVLGLILEFTLIRRLHGRPLDTLLVTWGVSLMLQQLARDIFGAPNVQVKAPSFLEGGVTVAGVSMPYTRLFIIGLVLVALVAIWFYLSKLPAGRRMRAVVQNRDLASASGVRTPRVDRLTFFIGSGLAGVAGVAVTLLGSIGPTLGTSYIIDAFLVVIVGGLGQLRGAIAAAVALGVANAYLEYWTDASLAKAAVFALIVVFLQFRPQGLVVTRRRGLA